AGATTTGTTATTTCTGAGCTTTGCATGCATCCTTGTTTGTGActctagtgaacgacaaaataattgaatttcGATACTCATATTTAATTTCATTCAGTTTCATCAATATATATTAAGTTTGACATCTGTCAGAGAAACTAGGCATTTctcttcaattattttgtccttgctatacctttgcttgcagACTTGTCATTTGTGAGCATTGCTTGTGAGctttgcttgcatccttgtttgcgatcttacctctagtgaacgacaaaataattgaatttcGATATTCATACTCAATTTCGCTGACTATCGTGGCTAGCGAGAAGGTTTGCTTGGTCCTATGACAGTTTGGAGAAATAGTTCGTAATGGTTGACTGCCTCCTTGCTAATAGAAACCTTAATCTCATGTCTACTATAAAGAGACTGTTGACCTTGGTAATTTCCCTGGCTGGCGGCTCGTTTCTTGCTAGTCAGAAAATGGCCAACAAATTCCAGTGCCTGTTCCGCAGAAGTAAATTAAAGACAACTTTCATTGCCAAGAGTCAATTATTATAATTGGGGTGTCCGCTTAACAGAGagtaaacaaaagagaaatccAATTGTCATTTTCATCAGTGTCCGCGCCAGCTCACCAGTGAGTGTACGTTTACGGGAATGTGTAAATACAGAGTTTGACCAGGAGGTAAAAAGGGAAATTGAAAAAAGTGTCCGTACGTAGAGCTATCCGCTTATGTGCCGATCAACATACcttcccccaccccaccccctccctcccgggcaaagcccgggaatttgaacttttgaagattagATCGTTCAAATTcacgccccctcgggccaaaatggtgttcaaatgccctaccttatcgtcggatttgtctctCATatcctactaaagaacaatcgtcgtcggctcctgtgGTCTAAATAAAGCTGGTGTATAAACATGCTAACACATATTTCGTTACCCTTTATATGATGATGCCGTTTTTAGCAGACTTGAGATGCTACAAAAACACAATTTTATAATTGAAACTTTTAAAATTGACTTGAAAtttgaattaattaagtcgGACAATGTCATTAAGCAAGTATGCAAGTATAAGCTGCTCTAACCCCGGGAAGAGGAATACTCCGAGATAAAACCCTcaaaggaaagagaaaagttGGTGTTTTGACGTGGATTTGCTGTAAAATTAATTCACCCTAGAACAGAATGTTTGGCAAATTGTATTTGTGACGGCACCAGAAAGTGGTGACCAAGGAACTTTTCCCTTTACCTGTGGCTCTGTTGTTGTAGGGCGCGAGAGATTTCGAGCGGGCTGAGAATGCTGGGGTGGGGGTAACGAAGAACCCCCGCTTCCCGCCCTGGCCGTCTCTCGGCTTAGCTTCGCGCGTTCCGCACGCAACAACATAACCGCCAGATGTACATGCTATAATAAGAGACTTGTTGTTTTGGCCTTGTTACGAAGTGCGTGTATCAAGCCTCACTTGGATATAAATGATCATTGTTTCTTGCACGTGAATGTGTCATTTGAAACGAGGTAAAAAAAACCAAAGTCATCGCTCCCTGATCAACGTCCGCATACATGATCACGTGGTGATGCATTATAAAGGCCGGTGTTTTTTGTCTACAATCGTTTACAGTGCCTGCTGAACATAGCTATATAGAGACTTCGGAAACGATTCCATCCATAACAACTGCGTCAAGGTGAGTAACCTACCTCTTGCTAAATACTaatttaaaatgcaaaaaataacaACCCATTATCGAATAACTTTGTAAAGGACTAAATTGTTTTTATAAATACAAACGGTTTTTACCAACAATCCAAGCGTTGACATATGGTGGAAAGAAATCGATAATTACAGTGCTCCCAATCTTCAAATCAGTCTATTTGTCGAAGTTTCGTTTACTTTAGAACCCTATGGAAAATAACTTTAATCAGCTCTACAGTATTTTTAAAAGTCTTGGGTATTTTCCAATCCTCCTTACTCAAAATTGTCCAATTTACTGAGAACTTTTACTTAAGGATAataagttttttcttttaaagcaaGGGTTATTTCTGGTAAAGAAAGACTGAAGGTTTCTTATCAGAGAAAATTCGAAATTGTCATTTCTTACCCTCGATTAAACTTAAAGAATTAACCAAATTAAGTAGAATTTTCTTACGTAACACGTCCTTTTGACCAGAAGCTGCTCCACGTCAATTTAATTCTTGTTGCGTGAGGATCGCATtaagtaaaaatagaaataagGCTATTTTATCGATCAGTTCAAGAGATTTTCCTTGACGGGAATAAAAAACGTGATTTAATGCATATTTGCCGTACTTTCTGAGAGAGTGTACATTACGATTCGGTATATTCAATTACCCTAAAGAATTCAGAAAAGTACTAATAGGTGTGGTCGATCCGGATTTTTCTTCGTGTGCATCATTACCAATAACAAGCCTTGCGAGAACTAAATCATAATAAAGCAACTGTTCTTTGCAAGCGATCAAGATCAAGTCGGAAATGTCATCTGCTAATAGGTGTTACTATGATTGACTTGCCAATTGAAATACCTTTTTGTTGCGTGCAAGTGAGTTTCAAGTGACGTCGATTTACAATATAAAGGTTTAAATTCTTATCTGTAACAAGAACATCTGCAGTCATTTCAACTGCAAAACACTATTTTCAAACACAAACGCTTCGTATAAAGGGGGTGATGCcagagaggaaaaaaatttaacataaaTACGTTTTGGGGGAAACTCCTGGGTGTCCCCGGCGGCTATGATTCGGACATTCTCTCTATTTTCCAACTCTAAGCCAGGGGCAAAGCCTTTGCACTCGCTTTGGACGGGGTGCCGACCATATGCAGGAAGCTGAGCTGTGCAGGAATTTATCGGGAAACTATGTATGCTTGACAGTCACCTACACCCACAAACGCAATAGAAGATTTGTTGTGCCAGATCGTATTATTACAATTTTGCAGAACAAATACTTAACAATTTGTgttctttctttatttcataGATGAGGTTAGTCCCTGTATTTCTTGTGGTCTGCCTGGTGACTGTGGACGCTGGGCTTTTAGATCTTTTCTCTAAAAAAGTGCCCATTAGGAAATTTGACCTTGGTTCAGCTGTTCAAAAGATTGGTCAGGTTTTTGCCGGCAAATTCAATCCATCCAAGTTTCTGCCGCAACTCATTCCAAAGCAACTTGAAGCTTCTGAGTCGTCAAATAAATCCCCGAAATTCTGCGGCAAATATGAATGCCCGCTCTTTTACGAAGAGGAGCTAAACAAGACTAGCGACTATAAACTTCGCTGCTATCCAAAATCCTACAAATGGGTGACTACTCGATGTGATGGTAAGTTTCCAATGATAGATACATGTAAATGACTGGAAGCTGTATTTCATTGTCAAAAACCGGAAAGAGATTGTCAGGGGTCgtgtgtcgtgcaattttgtatAGTTTCAAGACCCGCCAAAGCCTATAAGAACTTCGCGACTGGAAACTGTATAACAACATTCTGTAGAACAACACGAGAAAACAAAGACAGGATATGATAAAACAAATTACTTTTGAATATTCAGTCTTGCCAAAAGTCGGCCAAGATGAAGGAATTgtcttgtttttttatttaaaggtaTTTATTTTACAGGACGTTTCTGAGTTTCTTGTTTATGAATCGACAATTTAAGGAGTAATTTCTGAGCTATAAGATTTTGAGCTAACCAAAGTTCGTATTGAATGATCGAAGTACAAGAAAATTCTAGGCAATAAAATCTTCCCTTCAGAAATTATAACTGGAACTGGGAATTTTTTACAAACATCTCAGCACACTATGTGCTTCCCACAAATGTTAGGCGACCATTTTGAATGCCAAATATTGTCAGTGAAACTCTGCCATCACGGACTACTTTATGCCCATGGATAATATCGATAGAATCTGAAAACCTCAATACTTGCAAACAGATATATTCACCCAAGTGCTTTTCTGGCCTCTTCTGatttaatttgaataaaattccATATTAAGTGTTTCTCTTTTAAGTCTATTTCCTTCTTTTGAGTGGCACCTATAGATTTTAATCTGAACACCCCTGACGATTTTTCTCGTCAATGGGGACCAGTTCAAAAATTACATATAAAAAATATAGTAAAATAAGTAAATTTTTTATAATATAAAACATTCTTTCTCATGAAGATTAAAGCTAGCGATTCTTTATGACAGATTTAAGCGTGATATGGCCTCTCCTGGTTGGTTCCTTCAGATGGCTGCCCGTTATTTGTTTCGCGCATAAGTAtatctaaaaaaaattccatttttgACTGTGCCGCCGAATCAAAAACATAAGAAATTTAGTCTTGGTGTAAGTCTATAAAATTAGTCTAATTTAGTCTTGGTGTAAGCTGTAGCACTAGTTAGTGAACTGAAGATGGCCTCGaccgaagaaaagaaaatatacttaacGTATTAGACTCGAACATTTTGTACAAACAAGGGTCCATGTCCACTTGTGAGGGATGTAGTTTCTTTCCCGTGCCCtttgtttttatatttcaattttttttaaattgcgaTGAAAAAAGCATAATTGTCAAAAGAACTGGCTAGTATATCTTACAGCTCAAGAATCAGTTTAGTTGAACAAATTTCCCACGTCGAATGCAAAGCTTAGTAGACAGGTTAAGAAGAAAATGCACATTCGAAAAAGTGTCTTCTGTTTTTACCATTTTTAATATTTATCTCTCGATCTGTATAGATCTAGCAAACTTTGCTTCAAGCACAACAATAAAATTGAACACTGCGCGGTTTTGTTTGTACATACTCCTGTTTAACCGCTTTGGTCACGTGCGTTTCCGTAACAATATTCAAGTATAAGTTCAACTTTTCGATTAGATTTTATCGATATGTAACGAGAATCGAGTTATATGAATAAACGGGTTAACCCGAGTATCTCGCTTCTCTTCCAGGTACCAGCAGCAAACGAGAGTCCTTCATGCGCCTTTTCAAATACATCAACGGCAGCAATATGGCCGGAATGAAAATGGACATGACGGTTCCCGTTGCTATGCAAATAAAACTTCGATCCCAATCGATGTCATATCAAACCATGAGCTTCTTCATTCCATTTGAACACCAGCTAGACGCACCCACACCAACTGATAGAAATGTCAAGCTGGAAATAACCGAACCATTTTGCGCCTACGTGAAAGTGTACGGTGGCTATTCAAGTTTGTCGAAAGTTCGAGAGAATTACCAGACACTTGTAGAAGCCCTTAAGGAAGATGGCCGCGGCGATGATATCAGCTCTGATGGTATTTATTCTGCAGGTTACGACTCTCTCATGAAGTTCTGGAAACGTCACAATGAAATTTGGATCGTCAGCATAAACCACAAGCCCAAATCCGAAAATAGGTCTATTCTAGAATCCCCCACGAAGTCAAAGCCAATCATATCCGTTGATGAGCCACTCGCGGTTGAAAAGTCTCCAGAATTCTGTGATGATCACGATTGTCCATCTTTCTACGAGGAGGAGCTTAATGCTACCGACTTCAAGCTACGTTGCTATCCCATGTCTTATAAGTGGGTGTCTACGAGTGTAACAAGTATGTTAAATCACAAGTTCTAGTCTTATGAttagtttatttcccaaaatgagtgTTCCAATTGCATTACACTTTTTACTTTGGCGCTAGCATGAAGCGAGCAGCGTCGTCTAGACTCGTATCGACAACGGcgaattagccaatcagatagCGAGACTACAAGCAATTGTGGGAAAAAATTTTAACGTTTGTTTAGGGAGGGGGGAGGGCAATCTAACAACAGAAAAATTGTACTTTGAAAAGGGTTGGAGCGGAATTAGTTTAAAGGGAAATCAGTTCACCCCATATGTTCTAGGTTATAGATTTGAATGCCACTAAGAAGGATTGTGGGCCTTAGGtttatgtttgattttttctcaATCTCATAGATATGAATCCCAAGGCTGCCGATAGGACGGCGTTCTGGCGTCTTTTCAGTTACATACAAGGCAGTAACGCAGAACAAATGAAGATTGACATGACCGTTCCTGTAACGATGAAGATGCAACCCCTCCAGTCTGGATCCGGCTCTCAGTTTGTCGAGAAGAACTACACGATGAGCTTCTTTATCCCCTTTAAGCACCAAGAAGACGCCCCTGCCCCCTCTGCAGATAATGTTATGTTAACAAATGTCAAACCGTTCTGTGCCTACGTGAAAGAGTATGGCGGCTTCTCGGACATGACGAAGGTCGCGATGTATTACAAGGAGCTTGTAGCAGCACTGAAAAAGCATAACCTGGAGGATGATTTCTACACCAATATGTTTTATACTGCCGGCTACGACGACCCTCGCAAGCTATTCAAACGACACAATGAAATCTGGCTCGTCAGTAAAAGCCGCAATCCAGTTAACGAACTTTTGGAAAGCCGTATTCGCAGTCGGTA
The sequence above is a segment of the Montipora foliosa isolate CH-2021 chromosome 2, ASM3666993v2, whole genome shotgun sequence genome. Coding sequences within it:
- the LOC137993586 gene encoding uncharacterized protein, with protein sequence MRLVPVFLVVCLVTVDAGLLDLFSKKVPIRKFDLGSAVQKIGQVFAGKFNPSKFLPQLIPKQLEASESSNKSPKFCGKYECPLFYEEELNKTSDYKLRCYPKSYKWVTTRCDGTSSKRESFMRLFKYINGSNMAGMKMDMTVPVAMQIKLRSQSMSYQTMSFFIPFEHQLDAPTPTDRNVKLEITEPFCAYVKVYGGYSSLSKVRENYQTLVEALKEDGRGDDISSDGIYSAGYDSLMKFWKRHNEIWIVSINHKPKSENRSILESPTKSKPIISVDEPLAVEKSPEFCDDHDCPSFYEEELNATDFKLRCYPMSYKWVSTSVTNMNPKAADRTAFWRLFSYIQGSNAEQMKIDMTVPVTMKMQPLQSGSGSQFVEKNYTMSFFIPFKHQEDAPAPSADNVMLTNVKPFCAYVKEYGGFSDMTKVAMYYKELVAALKKHNLEDDFYTNMFYTAGYDDPRKLFKRHNEIWLVSKSRNPVNELLESRIRSR